The Vespula vulgaris chromosome 2, iyVesVulg1.1, whole genome shotgun sequence genome has a segment encoding these proteins:
- the LOC127061492 gene encoding protein furry isoform X2, protein MLPESEKNIDNMIEGGDTQSSTTNDPHTVSESRIVHSEGLHEGISESISQTNPETGQELLTVHGATQGESSDAVSIHTASTSASGNESSSSRVSAITVILPWGAQKETVRPQQIGDMDLSPGEFVMRTSFAKFTAQAEKKMEAVMTEHEKALSKILQRGEDPQFDQLLSAFGSVAEHCLPSILRALFNWYERQLGDKGSDQKKPAAGKEDQKGKSIMYTIVSGSVETVERSEADLLQERRDLAVEFIFCLMLIEVLRQLPFHPGHEDLVTYIENIAFKHFKYREGIQNEPNAANIHIIADLYAEVIGVLAQSRFMSVRKRFMVELKELRAKEPGPHTTQSIISLLMGMKFFRVKMVPIEEFEASFQFMQECAQYFLEVKDKDVKHALAGLFVEILVPVAAAVKNEVNVPCLKNFVEMLYSTTLDMCTKSKHRLALFPLVTCLLCVSQKTFFLQNWHYFLAMCLSQLKNRDPKMCRVALEALYRLLWVYMIRVKCESNSATQSRLQSIVNSLFPKGSKAVVPRDTPLNIFVKIIQFIAQERLDFAMREIVFDLLSVGRPVKIILTPERMSIGLRAFLVVADSLQQKEGEPPMPRTMGVLPSGNTVRVKKTFLNKMLTEDTARSIGMSSYFPHVRRVFVDILRALDVHYGRPLMMTSTQNMNKEPDEMITGERKPRIDLFRTCVAAVPRLIPDGMTGAELVDLLSRLTVHMDEELRGLAYQSLQTLALDFPDWRQDVVLGFTQFLARDVQDTFPQLVDNGLRMLLQLLTSWKNALISPNIRLKEQTVENARSNIRPNVDTTIKRSESGQKVEPISCVFHLVEGFALVMLCNCRLYPRRLAVHILRELKFLLKILGTPDDDQPVIDVIDACCPTVLEKCYHMLPPAEKAAAASTFNIDLQWIADRSSCVWTAGFHDENSTKSSSSLNLNGADPWGTCLFAFLEKDRVLTQCSNAVAHSWPIVFTRINSLFSVVDPTPVNDNRASLLRSSTTVRKPVNERDVYMHVWKNYLTFGYRVVPPVPSPVVRCASPDLSLSGQHTVEFGVLCMSKELSQSLENLGGAQTLPGRFSVPSISGIYIRHKRTSSSPDSLSAERGDNKSPGTNASPAALYKLTVPLLRCEAIDVRDAAVQAIGKVNADALKDLMEELVPYIREAVDRKQENMRRRRRRDALRLQLVRVLELIAEYGTFGICPAVLDRETQSLHPTFVEYIDGARIYLENETDKEAPAVRDIKLHFCNFIRKMIESFSLETCHSLLKRDLRRNLFMLFASWAGPYGRPLTTVSSLHEEEKTCTELQLSALQAMSGLLCCGPCFNPQSLSEEGAILYQWLDLLLASKDEKIYALARETVVLLLEGNPDIGALLDWVVDRCYTGAPHVADGCFLALATIFSAREYPCDHYTSIINVTLMNTGCPRAPVHDEALQLLQLLDQRFFGNVGPLPATEPETGQEDLAASSTATASGAVQQSNPTAGVSSSGTIRGGTLDVLLSTTYCRSQMYLSRQLAQLHPELTMPMFSEITHRFQTARREVRQLLLQYLLPWLHNMELVDPNVPPPSNPLSYYQYYASEMTRGGARREGWGSAEATEMVLNNLFYITAKFSDEHPKDIEELWATLCGCWPNNLKVIIRYLIIVSGMAPQELLSYAKRVVLYLARARPDRLVDEMMTELQTVETLNCLIERTETPPFYRLTSMRKASSHSDAPTADPANPPRDLGVEKGTIHTKRHSGEDPVKTGSKSDTALRALAGFQTPRTEKTRTASGPPVLPDDLSTPTTEVELTTDESCYIARPVGMSGKTQCIGEKFDIPQPHPLPMPEYGGYFAPLTEYLPDSSQPISGFHRCNIAVMLLTDVVVDGVQVDWAIHVPLMLHIVFLGLDHSRPLVRDHCRCLLLNLLVVLGDHRDHLGVARILLASKTKQLGLGLPTPALPVLEHNFTEVDPEFDSYLYGPPTVPPPTTPPHSSSPPPSCTPPPPPPPPPPLPPPSFTESSASFSAPPPPPPPPPPPSLLSSANGTPTHSPVPISMSTTPISMNHVFQQLVDNCKDYGGPHSYDSTVCNSWPPTSGTSTTVPPVIVTPEDSNNWVGPQPGPNMPIQDVIKSLINFLASRINQPLWNYEDMTAKVWWVRSAEQLTVLLRHVLRVFRDSLPHALVSQRWAQIALQLGLSCSSRHYAGRSLQVFRALRVPITSRMLSDILSRLVETVAEQGEDMQGYVTELLLTLEAAVDSLESDFRPLDFMKEIFKSTPNLNNKDPVSGIVIGGKRSPGVNGCPTGPQILSHLNQVGHTRSTSYSVSYCMKKSSGGNTAVSELKELDNRGGCNKYPNSNLSRSRSAQSLKLLGDSATQDDKMTILAQLFWLSVSLLESDYEHEFLLALRLLSRVLHRLPLDRPDARDKVEKLQQQLRWNSFPGVHALLLKGCTSPNTYEPVVTLLSQFTPLLDLPVVDPTQSLAFPMNVVSLLPYMLLHYEDANELCIRSAENIAQVSAEKGKKLENLGTVMTLYSRRTFSKESFQWTKCVVKYLYDTYAHLSFDMLAFLVEVLEKGPGSVALPVLSIIHCILHYVDLASQAAQPINTELLQVISKYVEGPHWKEALKILKLVVTRSSTLVAPPTSMHVSSWESSLASPHPSFTDTEIFTKKELPGRTMDFTFDLSQTPVIGRRWLIRQGNEEKSSGSPRCSMSLSPAESTAVSGWKRPWMSQGRVRECLVNLLTTCGQRVGLPKSPSVIFSQSSDLMERQSSMASSTEEVSGANNDLSGGSRRDDEQFGVFKDFDFLEYESESVEGESTDNFNWGVRRRPLSEGEEREPSLRQFEESLSEKTQTSSKHTTRRGVAEESSDDEAGSESPLDEVPSGSGAGQEANSIPGMFPPSSLSIPSRTRHDSSTRSDTSGSSAGDLGDVTPCNASPNLSALMPFRQVVRDDAEEIWRQQIQALITQAPYTTLDFFQLLSRIIRDVSSKSVGLTREACALLSNGSPASKQLGYHLSSHAELLSAKAEPPLVWFSVSIFSHQRLHESLRFEMLEIQQHLETFPDRKYHATECLEAVKATTKLQALGGSTTMEAGFEEMLLDLGRTLYKLHLQLLLLIKASNKMLGVLMGAARNVQIPLQDISAEIANMKTALSRALEESTESERGTPTPTPSPSPLPAVGAVEDMARVAELLRNARWCPALEAVRLHRAQWPGDPFHDDDDVTTAVNMYCKHLGQDRSDIFVVTRTDDEMVEIFNKLMGSLFQVLTSVTGLEASAKSARAQQDHSNHSKTDC, encoded by the exons ATGTTACctgaaagtgaaaaaaatatagacaaCATGATAGAAG GGGGGGATACGCAATCCAGTACAACAAATGATCCACATACTG TTTCAGAATCTAGAATTGTACATAGTGAGGGATTACATGAAGGTATATCTGAATCGATATCCCAAACTAATCCTGAAACTGGTCAGGAACTACTCACAGTTCATGGGGCAACGCAAGGAGAAAGTAGTGATGCAGTTAGTATTCATACTGCTAGTACATCAGCATCTGGCAATG AATCCAGTTCTAGTAGAGTAAGTGCAATAACAGTTATACTACCTTGGGGTGCTCAAAAAGAAACAGTAAGGCCCCAACAAATTGGAGATATGGATTTAAGCCCTGGAGAATTTGTAATGCGTACTTCATTTGCTAAATTCACTGCACaagcagagaaaaaaatggaagctGTGATGACAGAACAT gAAAAAGCActatcaaaaatattacaaagagGAGAGGATCCACAATTTGATCAGCTTTTATCAGCATTTGGATCAGTTGCAGAGCATTGTTTACCTTCTATTTTACGTGCATTATTTAATTGGTATGAAAGACAATTAGGTGATAAAGGTAGTGATCAAAAGAAACCTGCTGCTGGAAAAGAAGATCAAAAGGGCAAAAg TATTATGTATACGATCGTATCAGGAAGTGTAGAGACAGTAGAAAGAAGTGAAGCAGATCTACTTCAAGAACGCAGAGATCTTGCtgttgaatttatattttgtttgatGTTAATTGAAGTATTGCGACAATTGCCATTTCATCCAGGTCATGAAGATTTAGTAACATATATTGAGAATATTgcttttaaacattttaaatatagaGAAGG gATACAAAATGAACCCAATGCtgcaaatatacatattattgcCGATCTCTATGCGGAAGTAATAGGAGTTTTAGCACAGTCGCGATTTATGTCTGTCAGAAAACGTTTTATGgtagaattaaaagaattacGTGCTAAGGAACCTGGACCTCATACTACACaaagtattatttctttattaatgggaatgaaattttttagaGTTAAG ATGGTACCAATAGAAGAATTTGAAGCATCTTTCCAATTTATGCAAGAATGTGCACAGTACTTCTTAGAagtgaaagataaagatgtAAAACATGCTTTAGCTGGTTTATTTGTTGAAATATTGGTACCAGTTGCTGCT GCTGTGAAAAATGAAGTCAATGTACCTTGTTTGAAAAACTTTGTTGAAATGTTATATTCTACAACCTTAGATATGTGTACTAAATCTAAGCACAGATTGGCATTATTTCCTCTTGTAACATGTTTGTTATGCGTTAGTCAAAAGACATTCTTTTTACAAAACTGGCACTATTTTTTGGCTATGTGTCTTTCTCAATTGAAGAATAGAGATCCTAAAATGTGCAGAGTTGCATTAG AGGCTTTATATCGATTACTTTGGGTATATATGATACGCGTTAAATGTGAAAGTAATTCAGCCACACAAAGCAGACTACAAAGTATAGTGAATTCTTTGTTTCCCAAAGGATCTAAGGCAGTAGTACCTAGGGACACACCTTTGAATATATTTGTGAagattatacaatttattgcACAAGAAAGACTTGATTTTGCAATGAGGGAGATAGTATTTGATTTATTGTCTGTTGGAAGAccagtaaaaattattttaacaccCGAAAGAATGAGTATCGGATTACGAGCATTTTTAGTAGTGGCAGATAGTCTTCAACAAAAAGAAGGCGAACCACCTATGCCAAGAACTATGGGTGTATTACCCAGCGGAAATACAGTTCGcgtaaaaaaaacttttctaaACAAG ATGTTAACAGAAGATACAGCTAGGAGTATCGGAATGTCCTCGTATTTTCCACACGTACGTAGAGTGTTCGTTGACATTTTACGTGCTTTAGATGTTCATTACGGTCGTCCGTTGATGATGACAAGTACCcaaaatatgaataaagaaCCAGACGAAATGATTACGGGTGAACGTAAGCCTAGAATAGATCTTTTTCGTACGTGCGTTGCTGCAGTGCCTCGTTTGATACCTGACGGAATGACCGGAGCGGAGCTAGTTGATTTATTGTCACGTTTAACTGTACACATGGACGAAGAACTTCGCGGATTGGCATATCAAAGCTTACAGACTCTAGCATTGGATTTTCCTGACTGGAGACAAGACGTTGTTCTAGGGTTCACACAATTTCTTGCCAGAGACGTTCAAGATACTTTTCCTCAACTTGTTGACAATGGTTTGAGAATGTTGTTACAACTTCTTACAAGCTGGAAGAATGCACTTATTAGTCCTAATATAAGATTGAAAGAGCAAACAGTGGAGAATGCAAGATCGAATATACGGCCGAACGTAGATACGACTATAAAAAGAAGCGAATCCGGACAA aaagtaGAACCAATATCGTGCGTTTTTCATCTGGTAGAAGGATTTGCATTGGTGATGCTTTGCAATTGTCGACTTTATCCTCGACGATTGGCTGTACATATACTTCGtgaattaaaattcttattaaaaatattag gaACTCCCGATGACGATCAACCTGTTATCGATGTGATAGACGCTTGTTGTCCAACTGTGttagaaaaatgttatcaTATGTTACCACCAGCAGAAAAAGCAGCTGCTGCTTCTACATTTAATATTGATCTTCAATGGATAGCTGATAGAAGTAGTTGCGTATGGACAGCAG GATTTCACGATGAAAACAGTACAAaaagttcttcttctttgaattTAAATGGGGCTGATCCATGGGGGACCTGTCTATTTGCATTTTTGGAAAAGGACAGAGTACTTACTCAATGTTCCAATGCCGTTGCTCATTCTTGGCCTATTGTTTTTACAAGAATAAATTCTCTATTTTCGGTAGTCGATCCTAC ACCTGTCAATGATAACAGAGCTTCTCTTTTACGAAGCTCTACTACGGTACGAAAGCCAGTAAATGAAAGAGATGTCTACATGCACGtttggaaaaattatttgactTTCGGATACAGAGTTGTACCACCTGTTCCAAGCCCTGTTGTTCGTTGTGCCAGTCCAGATCTCAGTCTCAG TGGTCAGCATACGGTGGAGTTTGGTGTGTTGTGCATGAGTAAGGAGTTGAGTCAGAGCCTGGAGAACCTCGGTGGGGCGCAGACCCTGCCGGGCCGGTTCTCAGTTCCGTCCATTTCCGGCATCTACATCAGGCATAAGCGGACCAG CTCTTCACCGGATAGTCTTTCCGCCGAAAGAGGTGACAACAAGTCACCAGGAACAAACGCGAGCCCCGCGGCTCTGTACAAATTAACGGTGCCTCTTTTGCGATGCGAGGCAATCGATGTTAGAGACGCTGCTGTACAAGCTATCGGTAAAGTGAATGCCGATGCTTTGAA agATTTGATGGAAGAATTAGTTCCCTATATACGTGAAGCTGTAGATCGCAAACAAGAAAACATGAGACGTAGAAGACGAAGGGATGCACTCAGATTGCAGTTAGTTCGGGTTTTAGAATTGATTGCTGAATATGGAACATTTGGAATTTG TCCCGCCGTTTTAGATCGCGAAACACAATCTCTTCATCCAACATTTGTTGAGTATATAGACGGAGCGcgtatttatttagaaaatgaaacCGATAAAGAAGCTCCAGCAgtaagagatattaaattacacttttgtaattttataagaaagatGATAGAAAGTTTTTCGT tGGAAACATGTCACAGTTTATTGAAGAGGGATTTAAGgcgaaatttatttatgctCTTTGCTAGTTGGGCTGGACCTTATGGTAGACCTCTTACGACTGTATCGTCTTtgcacgaagaagaaaagacatGTACGGAATTACAACTTTCAGCATTACAAGCTATGAGCGGTTTATTATGTTGTGGACCGTGTTTCAACCCGCAATCACTTTCTGAAGAGGGTGCGATATTATATCAATggttagatttattattagcTAGTAAGGATGAAAAG ATTTATGCCTTGGCTCGTGAAACAGTTGTTCTATTATTGGAAGGAAATCCTGATATTGGTGCACTTCTTGATTGGGTAGTCGATAGATGTTATACAGGCGCCCCGCACGTGGCTGATGGTTGTTTCCTCGCATTAGCAACAATATTTAGCGCAAG GGAATATCCTTGTGATCATTATACAAGTATCATTAACGTAACTTTAATGAATACTGGTTGTCCTCGTGCACCGGTTCACGACGAGGCTCTTCAACTCCTTCAGCTATTAGATCAAAGATTCTTTGGAAACGTGGGACCATTGCCGGCCACAGAACCCGAAACTG gTCAGGAGGATTTAGCGGCAAGCTCGACCGCTACTGCTTCAGGAGCAGTTCAACAATCGAATCCCACGGCAGGTGTATCTTCAAGTGGCACTATTCGAGGTGGTACCCTTGATGTTTTACTTTCAACTACTTATTGTCGCAGTCAAATGTATCTGTCACGTCAACTGGCCCAATTGCATCCAGAATTGACGATGCCTATGTTCAGCG AGATCACGCACAGATTTCAAACAGCACGCCGTGAAGTTCGACAACTGTTGCTTCAGTATTTACTACCTTGGCTACATAACATGGAATTAGTCGATCCCAACGTGCCACCCCCATCAAATCCTTTAAGTTATTATCag TATTACGCGAGTGAAATGACACGAGGTGGAGCACGCAGAGAAGGATGGGGTAGCGCAGAGGCGACAGAAATGGTACTCAATAACTTGTTCTACATTACGGCAAAG ttttccgATGAACATCCTAAAGATATCGAAGAATTATGGGCTACACTTTGTGGTTGTTGGCCAAACAATCTCAAAGTAATTATACGTTATCTTATAATTGTCTCGGGTATGGCTCCTCAAGAGTTACTTTCCTAC GCTAAACGAGTGGTTCTCTACTTGGCCAGAGCACGACCTGATCGTCTCGTAGATGAAATGATGACTGAATTACAAACTGTCGAAACTCTTAATTGTTTGATCGAGCGTACAGAAACACCACCTTTTTATCGGCTAACCAGCATGCGTAAGGCTTCGTCTCACAGCGATGCACCTACCGCGGATCCTGCTAATCCTCCGCGAGATTTGGGAGTTGAAAAAGGTACCATTCATACTAAACGACATTCTGGCGAGGATCCCGTTAAAACTGG ttCCAAGTCCGATACTGCGTTACGTGCTCTCGCTGGATTTCAAACCCCAAGGACAGAAAAAACTAGGACAGCAAGTGGGCCGCCAGTTCTTCCGGACGATTTGTCGACTCCTACGACGGAAGTCGAA CTAACTACAGACGAGTCTTGTTATATCGCACGACCAGTGGGTATGAGTGGTAAGACTCAATGCATTGgtgaaaaatttgatataccACAACCCCACCCATTGCCAATGCCAGAATACGGCGGATATTTTGCACCTTTAACCGAATACCTCCCTGATAGTTCGCAGCCTATAAGTGGCTTTCATAG ATGCAACATAGCAGTCATGCTGCTCACCGACGTTGTTGTAGATGGAGTGCAAGTTGACTGGGCGATTCACGTCCCTTTGATGTTGCATATTGTCTTTTTGGGTTTGGATCATTCGAGACCACTCGTAAGAGATCACTGTCGCTGTCTTCTATTAAATCTACTAGTCGTTCTCGGTGATCATAGAGATCATCTTGGGGTGGCAAGGATTTTACTTGCCTCAAAGACCAAACAATTAGGTTTAGGTCTTCCTACCCCAGCTTTACCAGTTTTGGAACATAATTTCACCGAAGTCGATCCAGAATTTGACAGTTACCTGTATGGACCACCGACAGTACCTCCACCCACCACACCACCACACTCTTCTTCACCTCCTCCGTCTTGTACACCACccccaccacctccacctccaccaccgcTACCACCTCCTTCATTTACGGAGTCATCTGCGTCTTTTTCTgcaccacctcctccaccaccaccacctccccCACCGTCTTTATTGTCCTCAGCGAATGGTACACCTACTCATTCACCCGTTCCTATATCCATGTCCACTACTCCAATATCCATGAATCACGTATTTCAGCAACTCGTAGACAATTGCAAAGATTATGGGGGCCCTCATTCCTATG ATTCTACAGTGTGCAATAGTTGGCCACCAACGTCAGGTACAAGCACAACGGTACCACCTGTGATAGTTACTCCAGAGGACAGTAATAATTGGGTTGGACCTCAACCTGGTCCGAACATGCCTATTCAAGATGTTATCAAATCTTTGATTAACTTTCTTGCATCTAG AATAAATCAACCTTTATGGAACTATGAGGACATGACAGCTAAAGTATGGTGGGTTCGTAGTGCCGAGCAACTTACGGTATTATTACGACACGTTTTAAGAGTGTTTAGAGATTCTTTGCCTCATGCATTAGTAAGCCAAAGATGGGCTCAAATTGCCTTACAATTGGGATTGTCCTGTTCGTCAAGACACTATGCTGGACGATCTCTTCAAGTGTTCCGTGCGTTACGTGTTCCTATTACATCGCGCATGCTTTCCGATATTTTATCTAGATTGGTTGAAACGGTTGCTGAACAAGGCGAAGACATGCAG GGCTACGTGACAGAATTACTTTTAACTTTGGAAGCAGCAGTTGATTCTTTAGAATCAGATTTTAGACCTTTagattttatgaaagaaatatttaaatccacgccaaatttaaataacaagGATCCCGTATCTGGTATAGTGATCGGAGGAAAACGTAGTCCTGGAGTAAATGGTTGTCCCACAGGACCACAAATTCTTTCTCACTTAAATCAAGTTGGACATACAAGAAGCACTAGTTATTCTGTTAGTTACTGTATGAAAAAATCCAGTGGTGGAAATACAGCCGTGAGCGAATTGAAAG aattaGATAACAGAGGGGGTTGTAACAAATATCCGAATTCTAATCTTTCGAGATCAAGATCAGCACAGTCTTTGAAATTATTAGGGGATTCTGCGACCCAAGACGATAAGATGACAATTTTAGCACAGCTATTTTGGCTATCGGTTTCACTTTTGGAATCGGACTATGAACATGAATTTCTTCTCGCTTTGAGATTACTAAGTCGAGTACTTCATAGGTTACCCTTGGATCGTCCAGATGCTAGAGATAAAGTTGAAAAATTACAACAACAATTAAGATGGAACTCTTTTCCTGGAGTACACGCACTTCTGTTGAAGGGATGTACGAGTCCAAATACATACGAACCAGTCGTAACATTACTTTCACAGTTTACTCCGTTACTGGATTTACCGGTGGTTGATCCCACTCAAAGTTTAGCTTTTCCAATGAATGTGGTTTCTTTACTTCCATACATGCTGTTGCATTATGAAGATGCAAATGAGTTGTGTATCAGAAGTGCAGAAAATATAGCACaa GTAAGTgcagaaaaagggaagaaactAGAAAATTTGGGCACTGTCATGACTTTGTATAGTCGTCGTACATTCAGTAAAGAAAGCTTTCAATGGACTAAGTGTGTTGTTAAATATCTTTACGATACGTATGCTCATTTGAGCTTTGACATGTTAGCCTTCCTGGTCGAGGTATTAGAAAAAGGTCCAGGAAGTGTTGCGTTACCTGTGCTCAGTATCATACACTGTATATTGCATTATGTTGATCTCGCATCGCAAGCAGCTCAACCAATTAACACTGAACTCTTGCAAGTTATTTCAAAATACGTTGAA ggACCTCACTGGAAGGAAGcacttaaaattttaaaactcGTTGTAACAAGATCCTCGACTTTAGTTGCACCACCGACATCAATGCATGTATCATCATGGGAATCATCTTTGGCATCACCACATCCAAGCTTTACGGACACGGAAATATTTACTAAAAAAGAGTTACCTG GCCGGACAATGGATTTTACATTTGATCTTTCTCAAACACCTGTGATTGGAAGAAGATGGTTGATACGACAGGGTAACGAAGAAAAGTCTTCGGGTTCACCGCGATGTTCAATGTCTCTTTCACCGGCAGAGAGTACTGCCGTTTCTGGATGGAAAAGGCCTTGGATGTCACAG GGTCGTGTTAGAGAATGCTTGGTGAACTTGTTAACAACGTGCGGACAAAGGGTAGGATTACCGAAGAGCCCATCG GTGATATTCAGTCAAAGTTCTGACTTAATGGAGAGGCAATCTTCCATGGCTTCATCAACCGAGGAAGTTTCTGGTGCAAATAATGATTTAAGTGGAGGTTCCCGACGGGATGACGAACAATTTGGAGTGTTCAAGGACTTTGATTTTCTCGAATATGAGAGTGAAAGTGTGGAG gGTGAAAGTACGGATAACTTTAATTGGGGCGTTAGACGTCGTCCTCTCAGtgaaggagaggaaagagaaccTAGTCTACGACAGTTTGAGGAAAGTTTGAGTGAAAAAACGCAAACATCGAGCAAACATACTACTAga cGTGGAGTCGCTGAAGAATCGTCCGACGATGAAGCTGGTTCGGAGTCGCCTTTGGACGAGGTACCTAGTGGATCTGGAGCGGGACAAGAAGCAAACAGTATTCCAGGAATGTTTccaccttcttctctttcaataCCTAGTAGAACACGCCACGATTCATCCACAAGGTCTGACACGTC TGGTTCCAGTGCAGGAGATCTCGGAGACGTGACACCTTGTAACGCATCACCGAATTTATCTGCCTTGATGCCGTTCAGACAAGTCGTCAGAGATGACGCTGAAGAAATTTGGCGACAACAGATTCAAGCTCTGATCACTCAGGCACCCTATACAACGCTAGATTTTTTCCAATTATTAAGTAGAATTATAAGG gaTGTAAGCAGTAAATCTGTGGGTCTCACTCGGGAAGCATGCGCTCTATTATCCAATGGCAGTCCTGCTTCTAAACAATTAGGATATCATTTATCTAGTCATGCTGAACTACTTAGCGCGAAAGCCGAACCACCGTTAGTTTGGTTCTCAGTTTCTATTTTCTCACATCAAAGATTGCACGAATCTTTGCGTTTCGAAATGTTGGAGATACAGCAACATCTCGAAACGTTTCCTGACAGAAAATATCACGCTACAGAG TGTCTGGAAGCAGTAAAAGCAACGACGAAACTTCAGGCATTAGGTGGTAGTACCACGATGGAAGCTGGTTTTGAGGAGATGCTCTTGGACCTAGGCAGGACACTTTACAAGTTGCATCTtcaattattactattaataaagGCGTCGAATAAAATGTTGGGAGTACTTATGGGTGCCGCGAGAAACGTACAGATTCCTTTGCAAGATATATCCGCGGAAATAGCTAATATGAAGACGGCATTGAGTAGAGCTTTGGAAGAAAGTACGGAAAGTGAACGAGGTACACCGACTCCAACACCTAGTCCTAGTCCTTTGCCAGCTGTTGGTGCTGTCGAGGACATGGCCAGGGTCGCTGAACTCCTTAGGAATGCACGATGGTGTCCAGCTTTGGAAGCTGTACGATTACACAGAGCACAGTGGCCTGGAGATCCTTTccacgatgacgatgacgtaACAACAGCTGTCAACATGTATTGTAAACACTTGGGACAAGATAGATCTG ATATTTTCGTGGTCACCCGAACGGACGATGAAATGGTAGAGATCTTTAATAAACTCATGGGGAGTTTATTTCAAGTTCTAACGTCTGTAACAGGTCTAGAGGCATCCGCGAAGTCAGCGCGCGCACAGCAGGATCATTCTAATCATTCGAAAACCGACTGTTAA